Proteins found in one Quercus robur chromosome 2, dhQueRobu3.1, whole genome shotgun sequence genomic segment:
- the LOC126712806 gene encoding enhancer of rudimentary homolog isoform X1 → MANKHTIILMQTSQNRATRTFMDYESISQAMDGICGLYERKLKELNPAIRNITYDIADLYNFIDGLADMSALVYDHSIQGYLPYDREWIKQRTFHHLKKLAH, encoded by the exons ATG GCTAATAAACACACTATTATTTTGATGCAAACTTCCCAGAACAGAGCTACTAGAACATTTATGGATTATGAATCAATTAGTCAAGCTATGGACG GTATATGTGGACTATATGAAAGGAAGCTAAAGGAATTAAATCCAGCGATCCgtaacatcacatatgacattGCAGATCTCTACAATTTTATTGATGGCCTTGCAGACATGAGCGCCTTGGt TTATGATCACTCAATCCAGGGTTATTTGCCATATGACCGAGAGTGGATTAAACAGCGGACATTTCATCATCTCAAGAAATTGGCACACTGA